A section of the Acanthochromis polyacanthus isolate Apoly-LR-REF ecotype Palm Island chromosome 1, KAUST_Apoly_ChrSc, whole genome shotgun sequence genome encodes:
- the LOC127533430 gene encoding uncharacterized protein LOC127533430 yields the protein MEVWMDVLMDVWVDVLMEVWMDVVMEAWMDVVMDVWMDVLMDVWMDVVMEVWMDVVMEVWVDVVMEVWVDVVMDVWMDVLMDVWMDVVMEVWVDVVMDVWMDVLMDVWMDVVMEVWMDVVMEVWMDVVMDVWMDVLMDVWMDVVMEVWMDVVMEVWMDVVMDVWMDVVMEVWVDVVMEVWMDVVMEVWVDVVMEVWMDVVMEVWMDVVMEVWMDVVMDVWMDVVMEVWMDVVMEVWMDVVMDVWMDVVMEVWVDVVMEVWMDVVMEVWVDVVMEVWMDVLMDVWMDVVMEVWMDVVMEVWVDVVMEVWVDVVMEAWMDVVMEVWVDVVMEVWMDVLMDVWMDVVMEAWMDVVMEVWVDVVMEVWMDVVMEVWMDVVMEVWVDVVMDVWMDVLMDVWMDVVMEVWMDVVMEVWVDVVMEVWMDVVMEVWVDVVMEVWMDVVMEVWVDVVMEVWMDVLMDVWMDVVMEAWMDVVMEVWVDVVMEVWMDVVMEVWVDVVMEVWVDVVMEVWVDVVMEVWVDVVMEVWMDVVMEVWVDVVMEVWVDVVMDVWMDVVMEVWMDVVMEVWVDVVMDVWMDVVMEVWMDVVMEVWVDVVMEVWVDVVMEVWVDVVMDVWMDVVMEVWMDVVMEVWVDVVMEVWVDVVMDVWMDVVMEVWMDVVMEVWVDVVMEVWVDVVMEVWVDVVMEVWMDVVMEVWVDVLMEVWVDVLMEVHSSPDLIGAFFHQSLSLVYSC from the exons ATGGAggtctggatggatgttctgATGGACGTCTGGGTGGATGTTCTGATGGAggtctggatggatgttgtgatggaggcctggatggatgttgtgatggacgtctggatggatgttctgatggacgtctggatggatgttgtgatggaggtctggatggatgttgtgatggaggtctgggtggatgttgtgatggaggtctgggtggatgttgtgatggacgtctggatggatgttctgatggacgtctggatggatgttgtgatggaggtctgggtggatgttgtgatggacgtctggatggatgttctgatggacgtctggatggatgttgtgatggaggtctggatggatgttgtgatggaggtctggatggatgttgtgatggacgtctggatggatgttctgatggacgtctggatggatgttgtgatggaggtctggatggatgttgtgatggaggtctggatggatgttgtgatggacgtctggatggatgttgtgatggaggtctgggtggatgttgtgatggaggtctggatggatgttgtgatggaggtctgggtggatgttgtgatggaggtctggatggatgttgtgatggaggtctggatggatgttgtgatggaggtctggatggatgttgtgatggacgtctggatggatgttgtgatggaggtctggatggatgttgtgatggaggtctggatggatgttgtgatggacgtctggatggatgttgtgatggaggtctgggtggatgttgtgatggaggtctggatggatgttgtgatggaggtctgggtggatgttgtgatggaggtctggatggatgttctgatggacgtctggatggatgttgtgatggaggtctggatggatgttgtgatggaggtctgggtggatgttgtgatggaggtctgggtggatgttgtgatggaggcctggatggatgttgtgatggaggtctgggtggatgttgtgatggaggtctggatggatgttctgatggacgtctggatggatgttgtgatggag GcctggatggatgttgtgatggaggtctgggtggatgttgtgatggaggtctggatggatgttgtgatggaggtctggatggatgttgtgatggaggtctgggtggatgttgtgatggacgtctggatggatgttctgatggacgtctggatggatgttgtgatggaggtctggatggatgttgtgatggaggtctgggtggatgttgtgatggaggtctggatggatgttgtgatggaggtctgggtggatgttgtgatggaggtctggatggatgttgtgatggaaGTCTGggtggatgttgtgatggaggtctggatggatgttctgatggacgtctggatggatgttgtgatggag gcctggatggatgttgtgatggaggtctgggtggatgttgtgatggaggtctggatggatgttgtgatggaggtctgggtggatgttgtgatggaggtctgggtggatgttgtgatggaggtctgggtggatgttgtgatggaggtctgggtggatgttgtgatggaggtctggatggatgttgtgatggaggtctgggtggatgttgtgatggaggtctgggtggatgttgtgatggacgtctggatggatgttgtgatggaggtctggatggatgttgtgatggaggtctgggtggatgttgtgatggacgtctggatggatgttgtgatggaggtctggatggatgttgtgatggaggtctgggtggatgttgtgatggaggtctgggtggatgttgtgatggaggtctgggtggatgttgtgatggacgtctggatggatgttgtgatggaggtctggatggatgttgtgatggaggtctgggtggatgttgtgatggaggtctgggtggatgttgtgatggacgtctggatggatgttgtgatggaggtctggatggatgttgtgatggag gtctgggtggatgttgtgatggaggtctgggtggatgttgtgatggaggtctgggtggatgttgtgatggaggtctggatggatgttgtgatggaggtctggGTGGATGTTCTGATGGAGGTCTGGGTGGATGTTCTGATGGAGGTCCACTccagtccagatttaattggagcttttttccatcagagtctttctcttgtCTACAGTTGttga